The sequence CCGCGTCAAGGTCTACGAGGCAATCGTCAAGGGCGATAACATCCCGGATCCGGGTATTCCGGAGTCCTTCAAGGTCCTCCTCAAGGAGCTGCAGTCCTTGTGCCTCAACGTGGAGGTTCTCTCCACGGACGGTACTCCGATGGAACTGTCTGGTTCCGACGATGACGACATGGACGGCGCTCCGTCCCTGGGCATTAACCTGTCTCGCGACGAGCGCTCCGACGCCGATATCGCCTAGCTTCTCGGTCCGCCGCTAGGCGGGCATAACGAATCACTAACTCATAAAAGCCATCAACTTCCCCCGCCAGGGGGATGAAAGGGAGACATTACGTGTTTGACGTAAATCTCTTCGACGAGCTCCGTATCGGTCTGGCCACCGCCGAGGACATCCGCCGCTGGTCTAAGGGCGAGGTTAAGAAGCCTGAGACCATTAACTACCGAACCCTCAAGCCAGAGAAGGACGGCCTCTTCTGCGAGCGCATCTTCGGTCCGACCCGCGACTGGGAGTGCTCCTGCGGTAAGTACAAGCGTGTCCGCTACAAGGGCATCATCTGTGAGCGCTGCGGCGTCGAGGTGACCAAGTCCAAGGTTCGCCGTGAGCGCATGGGCCACATCGAGCTGGCCGCGCCGGTTACCCACATCTGGTACTTCAAGGGTGTTCCTTCCCGTCTGGGTTACCTGCTGGACCTGGCTCCGAAGGATCTTGAGCGCATCATTTACTTCGCTGCCAACATCATCACCTCCGTGGACGAGGAAGCTCGCCACAATGATCAGTCCACTCTTGAGGCAGAAATGCTTCTGGAGAAGAAGGACGTAGAGGATGACGTCGAGTCCGAGATCGCTGAGCGCGCTGCCAAGCTCGAGCAGGATCTGGCTGAGCTGGAAGCCGCCGGCGCTAAGGCCGACGCCCGCCGCAAGGTCCAGAACGCTGCCGACAAGGAGATGCAGCACATCCGCGAGCGCGGTGAGCGCGAGGTCGCTCGCCTCGACGAAATCTGGAACACCTTCATCAAGCTTGCTCCGAAGCAGATGATCATCGATGAGACCATCTACGAAGAGCTCGTTGACCGCTACGAGGATTACTTCACCGGCGGTATGGGTGCTGAGGCCATCCAGACCCTCATCCGCAACTTCGACCTCGAGTCTGAGGCCGAGGAGCTCAAGGAAATCATCAACAACGGCAAGGGTCAGAAGAAGATGCGTGCCCTGAAGCGCCTCAAGGTCGTCGCGGCCTTCTTGCGCTCGGGCAACGACCCGGCCGGCATGGTGCTTGACGCTATCCCGGTGATCCCACCGGAGCTGCGCCCGATGGTGCAGCTGGACGGTGGCCGCTTCGCCACCTCCGACCTCAACGATCTGTACCGCCGTGTGATTAACCGCAACAACCGCCTCAAGCGCATGATCGACCTCGGCGCCCCCGAGATCATCGTGAACAACGAGAAGCGCATGCTGCAGGAGTCCGTCGACGCGCTCTTCGACAACGGCCGTCGCGGCCGTCCGGTCACCGGCCCGGGCAACCGCCCGCTGAAGTCGCTGTCTGACCTGCTTAAGGGTAAGCAGGGCCGCTTCCGCCAGAACCTGCTGGGTAAGCGTGTCGACTACTCTGGTCGTTCCGTTATTATCGTTGGTCCGCAGCTCAAGCTGCACGAGTGTGGTCTGCCGAAGCTCATGGCTCTGGAGCTGTTCAAGCCCTTCGTCATGAAGCGTCTGGTGGAGAACGACTACGCCCAGAACATCAAGTCCGCCAAGCGCATGGTGGAGCGTCAGCGCCCTGAGGTGTGGGACGTTCTTGAAGAGGCCATTTCTGAGCACCCAGTCATGCTGAACCGTGCGCCGACCCTGCACCGCCTGGGTATTCAGGCCTTCGAGCCGAAGCTCGTTGAGGGTAAGGCAATTCAGCTGCACCCGCTGGCCTGCGAGGCCTTCAACGCCGACTTCGACGGTGACCAGATGGCAGTCCACCTGCCACTGTCCGCTGAGGCACAGGCTGAGGCCCGCGTTCTCATGCTGGCGTCCAACAACATTCTGTCTCCTGCATCCGGTAAGCCGCTTGCGATGCCGCGTCTGGATATGGTGACCGGCCTGTACTACCTCACCATGGACAAGGGCGAGGACGAGATCGGTGGCGCGGGAGCTTACGCTCCCGCAAACGAGAACGGACCGGCACAGGGCGTGTACTCCTCCTACGCAGAGGCCATCATGGCTCGTGACCGTGGCGTACTGGGCCTGCAGGCCCCGATCAAGGTCCGCATTTCTCACCTGCGTCCGCCGGCAGACATCGAGGCAGAGCAGTTCCCCGATGGCTGGCAGAAGGGGCAGGCCTGGATGGCGGAGACCACCCTTGGCCGCATCATGTTCAATGACTTGCTACCGTGGAACTACCCGTACCTTGAGGGCGTCATGGTCCGTAAGGGCGGTTCCGCCAACAAGATGCTCCTCGGTGACGTCATTAATGACCTTGCTGCGAAGTACCCGATGATCACCGTTGCCCAGGTTCTGGACAAGATGAAGGACGCTGGCTTCTACTGGGCTACACGTTCTGGCGTGACCATCACCATGCACGACGTTCTGGTCCTCCCGAACAAGACCGAGGTTCTCGAGTCCTATGAGAAGGAAGCAGAGCGCATCGAGCGCAAGTACTGGGAGCAGGGTGCTCTGACCGAGCGCGAGCGCTACGACCGCCTGGTTGAGCTCTGGAAGGACGCTACCGACACCGTCGGTGAGGCCGTCGAGAACATGTACCCGGATGACAACCCGATTCCGATGATCGTTAAGTCCGGTGCAGCCGGTAACATGCGTCAGATCTGGACCCTGGCCGGTATGAAGGGCATGGTTGTGAACTCCAAGGGTGACTACATCACCCGTCCGATTAAGACCTCCTTCCGTGAAGGTCTGTCGGTTCTGGAGTACTTCAACAACTCCCACGGCTCCCGTAAGGGTCTGGCCGATACCGCTCTGCGTACCGCCGACTCTGGTTACCTCACCCGTCGTCTCGTCGACGTGGCACAGGACGTCATCGTCCGCGAAGAGGACTGTGGCACCCGTCAGGGTGTGCGCGTCCCGCTCGGTGTCGAAACCACCCCGGGCAATTACGATCTGCACGAGCTGTGGGAGACCTCCGCATCCGGCCGCGTTGTCGCAGGCGACGTCAAGGATGAGAACGGCGAGGTGCTCGCTGAAGCTGGCGCAGACCTCACTGAGGAGCTCAGCCGCAAGATCGTCGCCGCTGGTGTTCTGGAGATCAAGGTTCGCTCTGTGCTGACCTGCCAGACCCCGGCCGGTGTGTGCGCGAAGTGCTACGGCAAGTCCATGGCTTCTGGCCAGCTCGTTGATATCGGCGAGGCTGTCGGTATTGTGGCCGCCCAGTCCATTGGTGAGCCGGGTACCCAGCTGACCATGCGTACCTTCCACCAGGGTGGTGTCGGTGGCGATATTACCGGTGGTCTGCCGCGTGTTCAGGAGCTCTTCGAGGCCCGTAACCCGAAGAACCGCGCCCCGATTGCATCCGTCGACGGCACCGTGTCCCTGTCCGATGAGGGCAACTTCTGGACTCTGACCATCACTCCGGATGACGGTTCCGACAACGTGGTTTATGAGAAGCTCTCGAAGCGTCAGGGCCTGGCTCAGGTCCGTCGTCCGATGGAGTCGAACCCGGATGCCATGATCGAGCGTTCTTTGCGCGATGGTGACCACGTAACCACCGGTGACCGCCTCATGCGCGGTGCCGCTGATCCGCACGATGTGCTTGAGGTTCTCGGCCGCCGTGGTGTGGAGAAGCACCTCATTGATGAGGTCCAGGCTGTCTACCGTGCACAGGGTGTGGCCATCCACGACAAGCACATTGAGATCATCATCCGTCAGATGCTGCGTCGCGGTACCGTCATCGACGCTGGTACCACCGACCTGCTGCCGGGTAACCTCATTGACCTTTCGGAGGCCAAGCAGGTCAACGCCGCTCAGGTTGCTGAGGGTGGTCAGCCGGCTCAGCTGCGCAGTGAGATCATGGGTATCACCAAGGCCTCGCTGGCTACGGAGTCCTGGCTGTCTGCGGCTTCCTTCCAGGAGACCACGCGCGTGCTTACCGACGCCGCCATCAACAAGCGCTCGGATCAGCTCATCGGTCTGAAGGAGAATGTCATCATCGGTAAGCTGATTCCGGCCGGTACCGGTATTTCCCGCTACCGCAACATCAGCGTTAAGCCGACCGAGGCTGCACGCAATGCTGCGTACTCCATTCCGACCTACGGTGATTCCATCTACGGCGACGATGGCTTCGGTGAGTTCACCGGCGCCTCCGTGCCGCTGGAGGAGGATTACACCTTCTAAGGTGATGAGCAGTTACTGTGCGTAGTTCGTGATTAGCGCACGAGAGAAATGCCCCCGTTCGCCCTAACTTGGGCGGGCGGGGGTATTTTTGCGTGGTGCGTAGAGCCACTCAATGCCATCAGCAATGTTAATACCATTAACAGAAATTTATGGCATGAGCTGCCATAATTGATTGCTAATTTGTCGATAAGCCCTTTTACTCAGGGGCGAAACTGGGTATATGGGGGAGGAAGGGAGACGTTGCCCCGTACTCAGCGTTGCTTAGCAACTCTGAGGGGTGCTCTATGCCCGGGATTGGGATTTGTGGGGTTAGTGTCTCAAGCGGAGAACGCGACGACGGTAGGGATAACACCGGAAACATTATTTCGTGCACGTGTGCGAGAAGCGGATCGAATGTACCTGCCAGCGTAGGGTGGCATGTTCCGCTCGTAGTTCAGTCCATGAGCAGGGAATACCTTTATTACTTGCGTCCGTGGTAGCGGGGGACTATTCTCAGCAAACGATCAGTTAAAAATCAATACTAAGTATGTAATTGAATGCGCTGAAGTGGCGCAGAGATGTTCCCCAAAAGACTTGGGTACTCCCGAGAAGCTTTCTCCTTTCCTTAAGCACTCAACGAGAGTTCCCATGGTGGTCGGTGCACTAAGAGCCGGCTTCATGTACCCCGTCGCGTAGGTCAGAGGACGCGACGGGGTACTGCGCAGTTTTAGGGCCGATGTGAGTAAGCGGCGTGGGGAAGAGACTAACGGACGCAACTTTTAGCTCTCGTGCCATTCTTCGAGGCGTTCGAGCAAAGTCTTGTCAGACTCCAGCTTTGCCTCACGGTTGGCCTCCACGGTCCCGCCCATCATGGTTTCCCAGGAGGGGCCGACAAGCTCATCAATATTCTCGTGAAAAAGGTGGCCGGCGCCCTCGTAGATGTGAGGTTCAAGGTTGTCGTTCTGCTCGTTCAGAGCCTTGGCGGCAACATCGGCTTGCCACATTGCGTCCTCCGTCCCGGCGAAGAGGAGTCCATGACCATCGAACTGGCTGAGGTCAATGACGGTTTCTGGGTCGGCAGCGGCGGCGATGGCTTCATAGCTAGCGCGATAGGACACCGGCAGACCAAGGGCCAAGCGTGTCATGAGTTTGCCAAACTCGGCTCCCTGCTCAGCAGCAAATTTGCCAAACTCGGCTCCCTGCTCAGCAGCAAAGGGGACGGGTTCGCCCTTCCATGTAAAGCTGCTCCGTGTGCCGGTATCACGCTGGTAGTTGAGGTTGCCGTACGTGTGATCCGCAGGGGTGTAGAGGACAATGTTGCTGATCTCTGGGTAACGAGCCGCCAAGTTTGCAGTGAGCTCCGCGCCCTTCGAGGTGCCGATGACGGTCAGCGGTTGAACACCATTGCCCTTCTCGTTGGCATAGGCAATGACCTCATCAAAGAATTCGAGTGGGACTTCATCAATAAATTCCTTTTGGTCGGGTTGTCCAAAGAAGTAGAGGTCGAGCACATCGTAGCCGTTATCGCGGAGGAGTCGAGCCTGTTCCACGTTGGCGCCGCCGTCGGAGCCACCGAAGACGACGACCGTGCCGGGGTGGGCGTCACCAAGCGGCGAGAGGTGGAACCCCTTCATGTAGTCGCCGTTGATTTTCTCCACGCCGTTCTCGCTGAGAATTCGTTCATCCCCGCCCTCGGGGTTTTCGGGGATTGCATAACGATTGGTGTTGATGGAACGGGCAATCCATATACCAGCGATCAGGAGGACCAAGCATAGGAGAAGAATCCCTAAGATCGTGAGAACAACTTTGATAGCTCGCGTGGCAAATGTCTCCTTTACTGACTGATGTGACATGTGCCGCTATCTCCATTGTATTGCGTGGAAGTGCTGAAGGTGCTGGATGTGCCCTTATCGGGGCTGCTTGCTAAGCTGTCAGTGCTTTTGAGCTTTCTGGGTCGGCGCTGTGAGGTGCTGGCCGCTTTTAACTACACAACGTCACGGGTGCTTCCTGTCCGCATGTGCTTCCCAGCGCACGGGAGGAGGCTGAGATGCCGCCGAGGGGCGGCGAACCGTCGAACCTGATCCGGGTAATGCCGGCGAGAGGGAGGAAAAATGAGTTCTGTATCTACTAGTGGTGCATCGTCGGCCGCGGCGCCTCAGCGGAGCCTGAACTGGCGCATCGTGGACATCGTGGTGGCATCCGTGTTGGGTGTGGCCTGCGGTTTCGTGTTCTTAGCATGGAACACCGTGGGTTATGCCTGGTTCGAAGCCATGGATGCGCTCACTCCGGGCCTGGGTGGTATCGCCACCGGTATCTGGCTCATCGGTGGTGTCATCGGTGGCCTCGTCATCCGGAAGCCGGGTGCAGCGTTGTACGTCGAGCTGCTTGCTGCGATCGTCTCTGCTGTACTGGGCTCCCAATGGGGCCCTAGCACGGTGTACTCCGGTCTCGCGCAAGGCATAGGAGTGGAGATTGTGTTAGCTATCTTCCTGTACCGACGCTTCAGCCTGGGCATTGCGATGCTTGGTGGCATGGCGGCTGGTTGGGGTGCCTTCGTGCTGGAGCTGTTTACCTCGGGAAACCTGGGCAAGACCCTGCAGTTCAACCTCATCTACTTCGTCACACTGAGTATCTCCGGCGCTATTTTGGCCGGTGCGGTGGGCTTCTTCGTGGTGAAGGCGCTGGCGAAGACCGGCGCACTCGATCGCTTTGCGGTCGGCCGTGAACAGCATTCTGCGTAAAACACTACGCATGCGTGACACACAAGATGTAGCAGGGCCGGGCGCCACGAAGGTGACCGCCCGCGGCTTTGGCTGGACTCACGCGGGCCGCACCGCGCCTGCCGTAGCGGACATTGATTTCGTCCTCGAACCGGGAGAGAAGGTGCTGCTCTGCGGCGATTCTGGTTCCGGTAAATCCACGTTGCTCGCTGCCATCGCGGGAGTGCTGGGCGGCGATGACGAGGGAACCCGCGTGGGGGAGATCCTTCTCGAGGATGCCCACGGCAACGTCGAGCAGCCGGGACGCACCATCCCGGTGGGCTTGGTGCTCCAAGATCCGGACTCCCAGGTAATTGCGGCACGAGTGGGCGATGACGCGGCATTTGGCTGTGAAAATCTTGCCTACCCACGTGAAAAAATCTGGCAGCGTGTTCGCTCCGCGCTGGAAATGGTGGGTCCTTATGTCAGCCTCGATTTTCCCACCGCGCAGCTGTCCGGTGGACAGAAGCAGCGCTTGGCGCTCGCCGGTGTCATCGCAATGGGCGCTGGCGTGGTGTTGCTGGATGAGCCCACGGCGAACCTAGATCCGGAAGGTGCGCGCGACGTTATCGAAGCCGTCGCCACGATGGTGGAGCGCACGGGTGCCACACTCGTTGTGGTCGAGCATCAGCATGCCGCGTGGAAAGGCGTACTCGATCGGGCCATCGAGCTCAAGGATGGGCGGATCGTGGCGGATGGGCAGCTTGATGACGTCGTCTCGGACCGTATCGTTACTGACTTGCCGTCGGCGAGGCGCGTCGACAAGCACAGCGAGCCTGCCCTGTGGAGCACGGACTTGGTGACACGCTTCGGGCCGCCGCGCTCTTATGCGCTGCCCCAGGGTGCATCGACGGTGCTGACCGGGCCGAATGGCGCGGGCAAGACGACATGGATGATGACAGTGGCAGGGCTTCTGCCTGCCCAATCGGGCGACGTTGGTGTTGCGGACTTCGTGCGGCGGGGATTGAAAGGCTCGCCACTGACGTGGAAGTCTCGGGAACTTGCGGATCGCATCGGGTTCGTGTTCCAGAACCCGGAACACCAATTCGTTGCCCGTACGGTGGCGGAGGAGCTGCGCGTGGGTCCGAAAGTCATGCGCCGTGAGATCCCGGAAGAGCGTATCGCTGAGCTTGTCGAAGTCCTCCGTTTAGGCCACCTCCTCAACACCAATCCTTTCACTTTGTCAGGAGGGGAGAAGCGCCGGTTGTCCGTGGCGACGGCACTGGTGAGTGCTCCGGACGTGCTGCTTCTCGACGAACCCACGTTCGGCCAAGATCCCCACACCTTTAGCGAGCTGGTGGGGCTGCTACGCCGCATGGCCGATGAAGGCACGACCATTGCCTCCGTTACCCACGACCCACTATTTATTTCTGCTCTTGGTGATCACCGCGTGGAGGTGACCCGTGACTGAGACGCAAACTGGTCAGAACACGTGGTCTGCTGGGCTGCTGTCCGGAGTTAATCCGCTGACACGCATCTTCCTCATGTTCGTGTGGGTCACCCCGCTGCTGCTCTCTGTGGACTGGGTATCGGCGGCGGTTTCGTTGGGCATGACCTTGCTTTTCGCCCCGTTGTGCGGGGTGTCCTGGCCGCGCCTCATTAAGGCCGGCTGGTTCCTGTTCCTGATAGCTCCGCTATCCGGTATCTCGATGCTGCTCTACGGCGCTCCTGGCGGGCGGGAGTACGCCAGCTGGTGGCTGATCACGGTCACGGACAACTCGATAGAGTTGGCCATAGCTATGACGCTGCGAGTGCTGGCAGTGGCGCTGCCGATGGTGGTGCTCGCGCGGGACATCGATCCCACGGAACTGGGAGATGCCCTCTCGCAGATTCTCAAACTTCCCTCCCGCTTCGTCATTGGGGCCGTGGCCGGAGTGCGCATGATGACGCTATTTAAGTCGGACTGGCAGTACCTCGGCATGGCGCGTCGGGCCCGCGGGCTTACCGATGAAGGCCGTGTCAAGCACCTCATCACCATGTCCTTCGGTCTGCTCGTCTTAGCGCTGCGCCGAGGCGGAAAACTGGCTACCGCGATGGAAGCCCGTGGATTTGGCCGAACCCCGCCGGGAGGCGGCCAACGCACATGGGCGCGCCCTTCTCGTCTCGTCCAACGAGATTGGCTGGTCATGGTGCTGGGTGTGATCCTCGCCGCACTACCGGTGGTAGTTTCGGTGCTGAGTGGTTCGTGGAGGTTCTTCGGTCTGTAGGCCTCCGCGGTACCTTGTCTGCACGCGCAAACCCAGAAGTGGTGAAAACAAACACATGCAGGACACGCAAGATGCTGACTACAACAGTCAGATGGAACGGCTGTTGGAGGACGTCGTCAAGCTCTCCGACTCGCGAAAACGTCCGATGAAACCAGTGACCGTGTTGATCGACGGCCCATCCGGAGCCGGCAAGACCTGGGCATCAGTGGCTTTAGCCGAGCGCACAGGGTGGCGAGTGGTGCACCTCGACGAGTTTTATCCAGGCTGGCACGGCCTCGAGGCCGGCTCCGTCATGGTGGCCGAGCAAGTTCTGCGAGAGAACAATCCAGGCTATTGGCGCTGGGATTGGGAGGCCAACGCACCTAGGGATTGGGCGAGCCTTGACGTGCGAGACGACCTTATCGTTGAAGGCGTTGGCTGCGTCACTGCGGAGAACATCGCGGCAGCGCAGCAGCGTGGTTCTGTGGTGACCGTGCGTATCGATGGCCCCCGCGAGCAGCGCCGCCAGCGTGCGCTGGAGCGCGACCCAGACT is a genomic window of Corynebacterium singulare containing:
- a CDS encoding DNA-directed RNA polymerase subunit beta', which codes for MFDVNLFDELRIGLATAEDIRRWSKGEVKKPETINYRTLKPEKDGLFCERIFGPTRDWECSCGKYKRVRYKGIICERCGVEVTKSKVRRERMGHIELAAPVTHIWYFKGVPSRLGYLLDLAPKDLERIIYFAANIITSVDEEARHNDQSTLEAEMLLEKKDVEDDVESEIAERAAKLEQDLAELEAAGAKADARRKVQNAADKEMQHIRERGEREVARLDEIWNTFIKLAPKQMIIDETIYEELVDRYEDYFTGGMGAEAIQTLIRNFDLESEAEELKEIINNGKGQKKMRALKRLKVVAAFLRSGNDPAGMVLDAIPVIPPELRPMVQLDGGRFATSDLNDLYRRVINRNNRLKRMIDLGAPEIIVNNEKRMLQESVDALFDNGRRGRPVTGPGNRPLKSLSDLLKGKQGRFRQNLLGKRVDYSGRSVIIVGPQLKLHECGLPKLMALELFKPFVMKRLVENDYAQNIKSAKRMVERQRPEVWDVLEEAISEHPVMLNRAPTLHRLGIQAFEPKLVEGKAIQLHPLACEAFNADFDGDQMAVHLPLSAEAQAEARVLMLASNNILSPASGKPLAMPRLDMVTGLYYLTMDKGEDEIGGAGAYAPANENGPAQGVYSSYAEAIMARDRGVLGLQAPIKVRISHLRPPADIEAEQFPDGWQKGQAWMAETTLGRIMFNDLLPWNYPYLEGVMVRKGGSANKMLLGDVINDLAAKYPMITVAQVLDKMKDAGFYWATRSGVTITMHDVLVLPNKTEVLESYEKEAERIERKYWEQGALTERERYDRLVELWKDATDTVGEAVENMYPDDNPIPMIVKSGAAGNMRQIWTLAGMKGMVVNSKGDYITRPIKTSFREGLSVLEYFNNSHGSRKGLADTALRTADSGYLTRRLVDVAQDVIVREEDCGTRQGVRVPLGVETTPGNYDLHELWETSASGRVVAGDVKDENGEVLAEAGADLTEELSRKIVAAGVLEIKVRSVLTCQTPAGVCAKCYGKSMASGQLVDIGEAVGIVAAQSIGEPGTQLTMRTFHQGGVGGDITGGLPRVQELFEARNPKNRAPIASVDGTVSLSDEGNFWTLTITPDDGSDNVVYEKLSKRQGLAQVRRPMESNPDAMIERSLRDGDHVTTGDRLMRGAADPHDVLEVLGRRGVEKHLIDEVQAVYRAQGVAIHDKHIEIIIRQMLRRGTVIDAGTTDLLPGNLIDLSEAKQVNAAQVAEGGQPAQLRSEIMGITKASLATESWLSAASFQETTRVLTDAAINKRSDQLIGLKENVIIGKLIPAGTGISRYRNISVKPTEAARNAAYSIPTYGDSIYGDDGFGEFTGASVPLEEDYTF
- a CDS encoding alpha/beta fold hydrolase; this translates as MVLLIAGIWIARSINTNRYAIPENPEGGDERILSENGVEKINGDYMKGFHLSPLGDAHPGTVVVFGGSDGGANVEQARLLRDNGYDVLDLYFFGQPDQKEFIDEVPLEFFDEVIAYANEKGNGVQPLTVIGTSKGAELTANLAARYPEISNIVLYTPADHTYGNLNYQRDTGTRSSFTWKGEPVPFAAEQGAEFGKFAAEQGAEFGKLMTRLALGLPVSYRASYEAIAAAADPETVIDLSQFDGHGLLFAGTEDAMWQADVAAKALNEQNDNLEPHIYEGAGHLFHENIDELVGPSWETMMGGTVEANREAKLESDKTLLERLEEWHES
- a CDS encoding ECF transporter S component, coding for MSSVSTSGASSAAAPQRSLNWRIVDIVVASVLGVACGFVFLAWNTVGYAWFEAMDALTPGLGGIATGIWLIGGVIGGLVIRKPGAALYVELLAAIVSAVLGSQWGPSTVYSGLAQGIGVEIVLAIFLYRRFSLGIAMLGGMAAGWGAFVLELFTSGNLGKTLQFNLIYFVTLSISGAILAGAVGFFVVKALAKTGALDRFAVGREQHSA
- a CDS encoding ABC transporter ATP-binding protein, whose protein sequence is MRDTQDVAGPGATKVTARGFGWTHAGRTAPAVADIDFVLEPGEKVLLCGDSGSGKSTLLAAIAGVLGGDDEGTRVGEILLEDAHGNVEQPGRTIPVGLVLQDPDSQVIAARVGDDAAFGCENLAYPREKIWQRVRSALEMVGPYVSLDFPTAQLSGGQKQRLALAGVIAMGAGVVLLDEPTANLDPEGARDVIEAVATMVERTGATLVVVEHQHAAWKGVLDRAIELKDGRIVADGQLDDVVSDRIVTDLPSARRVDKHSEPALWSTDLVTRFGPPRSYALPQGASTVLTGPNGAGKTTWMMTVAGLLPAQSGDVGVADFVRRGLKGSPLTWKSRELADRIGFVFQNPEHQFVARTVAEELRVGPKVMRREIPEERIAELVEVLRLGHLLNTNPFTLSGGEKRRLSVATALVSAPDVLLLDEPTFGQDPHTFSELVGLLRRMADEGTTIASVTHDPLFISALGDHRVEVTRD
- a CDS encoding energy-coupling factor transporter transmembrane component T family protein, producing MFVWVTPLLLSVDWVSAAVSLGMTLLFAPLCGVSWPRLIKAGWFLFLIAPLSGISMLLYGAPGGREYASWWLITVTDNSIELAIAMTLRVLAVALPMVVLARDIDPTELGDALSQILKLPSRFVIGAVAGVRMMTLFKSDWQYLGMARRARGLTDEGRVKHLITMSFGLLVLALRRGGKLATAMEARGFGRTPPGGGQRTWARPSRLVQRDWLVMVLGVILAALPVVVSVLSGSWRFFGL
- a CDS encoding isopentenyl transferase family protein — translated: MQDTQDADYNSQMERLLEDVVKLSDSRKRPMKPVTVLIDGPSGAGKTWASVALAERTGWRVVHLDEFYPGWHGLEAGSVMVAEQVLRENNPGYWRWDWEANAPRDWASLDVRDDLIVEGVGCVTAENIAAAQQRGSVVTVRIDGPREQRRQRALERDPDYEEWFETWENQEKNYFAELAAEADLTWEWS